A DNA window from Micromonospora sp. NBC_01739 contains the following coding sequences:
- a CDS encoding HAD family hydrolase: MPRFQAVLFDFFGTLTGPVQRGSGHRATAELLGCPPEDFVEVLDRSFYERACGRFGTAEATLRWVCEQAGVRPSEKALRAAVACRQRAIRADTRLRVDAVPTLRALRDRGMRTGVISDCTHELPLFLPELAVAPLLDVRIFSIQVGRCKPDPALYLAACARLGLPPRDCLYVGDGGSQELTGAQQAGLTAVRLAAPDLVDHLVFGVDSGWVGPALLTLGEVVGLVDSSPVTVPLAGQ, translated from the coding sequence ATGCCCAGGTTTCAGGCGGTGCTGTTCGACTTCTTCGGCACCCTGACCGGTCCGGTTCAGCGGGGCAGCGGCCACCGGGCCACCGCCGAGCTGCTCGGCTGCCCACCGGAGGACTTCGTCGAGGTGCTGGACCGCAGCTTCTACGAGCGCGCCTGCGGTCGCTTCGGCACCGCCGAGGCGACCCTGCGGTGGGTCTGCGAACAGGCCGGGGTGCGCCCTTCGGAAAAGGCCCTGCGGGCGGCGGTGGCCTGCCGGCAGCGGGCGATCCGGGCCGACACCCGGTTACGGGTGGACGCCGTGCCGACCCTGCGGGCCCTGCGGGACCGGGGGATGCGGACCGGGGTGATCAGCGACTGCACCCACGAACTGCCGCTGTTCCTGCCGGAACTGGCCGTAGCGCCCCTGCTGGACGTGCGGATCTTCTCCATCCAGGTGGGACGCTGCAAGCCGGACCCGGCGCTCTACCTGGCCGCCTGCGCCCGCCTGGGACTGCCGCCGAGGGACTGCCTCTATGTGGGTGACGGTGGCAGCCAGGAGTTGACCGGGGCCCAGCAGGCCGGGCTTACCGCCGTCCGGCTGGCCGCCCCCGATCTGGTCGACCATCTGGTGTTCGGGGTCGACAGCGGCTGGGTGGGCCCGGCTCTGCTCACCCTCGGTGAGGTGGTCGGACTGGTCGACAGCAGCCCGGTGACCGTGCCCCTCGCCGGTCAGTGA
- a CDS encoding SDR family NAD(P)-dependent oxidoreductase has product MGIDARAADRFGSRPRRDNSRPGVVRRTRAAAAAGAEEQDSPAVLPEPVTMRLDGKVALVTGAGSADGIGYATARRLTDLGARVAIVSTTRRIHERAGELGVTGFVADLTDESEVGALADAVTEQLGDVEVLVNNAGLASRASPEVLRPVAQLSYDEWRGEIDRNLTTAFLCSRAFIGGMAERGWGRIVNLAATAGPVNALPTEAAYAAAKAGVVGLTRALAMEMIADGVTVNAVAPGTIHTAASTIAELKQGLGTPVGRPGTPDEVAAAITFLCSPAASYITGQMLVVDGGNSVREAEFR; this is encoded by the coding sequence ATGGGGATTGACGCACGAGCGGCGGACCGGTTCGGTAGCAGGCCGAGGCGGGACAACAGTCGGCCGGGTGTGGTCCGACGGACCCGCGCCGCCGCGGCGGCCGGGGCGGAGGAGCAGGATTCGCCGGCCGTGTTACCCGAGCCGGTGACGATGCGGTTGGACGGCAAGGTTGCCCTGGTGACCGGGGCCGGCAGCGCGGACGGGATCGGGTACGCCACCGCCCGGCGGCTGACCGACCTGGGGGCTCGGGTGGCGATCGTCTCCACCACCCGACGCATCCACGAACGGGCCGGCGAACTGGGGGTCACCGGATTCGTCGCCGACCTCACCGACGAGTCGGAGGTAGGGGCACTGGCCGACGCCGTCACCGAGCAACTCGGCGACGTGGAGGTCCTGGTCAACAACGCCGGGCTGGCCAGCCGGGCCTCCCCGGAGGTGCTGCGCCCGGTGGCCCAGCTCAGCTACGACGAATGGCGGGGCGAGATCGACCGGAACCTCACCACGGCCTTCCTGTGCAGCCGGGCCTTCATCGGCGGGATGGCCGAGCGGGGGTGGGGACGGATCGTGAACCTGGCGGCGACCGCCGGGCCGGTGAACGCCCTGCCCACCGAGGCGGCGTACGCGGCGGCCAAGGCCGGTGTGGTGGGGCTGACCCGGGCCCTGGCGATGGAGATGATCGCCGACGGGGTGACCGTGAACGCGGTGGCACCGGGCACCATCCACACGGCAGCCTCCACCATCGCCGAGCTCAAGCAGGGCCTGGGTACCCCGGTGGGACGCCCCGGTACGCCGGACGAGGTGGCCGCCGCGATCACCTTCCTCTGCTCGCCGGCGGCCTCGTACATCACCGGGCAGATGCTGGTGGTGGACGGCGGCAACAGTGTGCGGGAGGCCGAGTTCCGCTGA
- a CDS encoding Mrp/NBP35 family ATP-binding protein, giving the protein MSAPVSTVNDAVQAALATVNDPEIRRPITELGMVRSAEVGEDGVVRVELLLTVAGCPLKDKLRSDITAAVSAVSGITGVEIEFGVMSPEQRQELQAKLRGGGATEEPVIPFAQPGSRTRVYAVASGKGGVGKSSVTVNLAAALAARGLSVGVVDADIYGHSVPRMLGADGRPTRVEDMIMPPQAHGVKVISIGMFTSGNAAVVWRGPMLHRALQQFLADVYWGDLDVLLLDLPPGTGDVAISLAQLLPNAEILVVTTPQAAAAEVAERAGAIALQTHQRVVGVIENMSWLELPDGSRMEVFGAGGGQTVADSLTQTIGAQVPLLGQVPLDTRVREAGDEGNPIVLAEPESPAAKALNQVADRLALRRESLLGKPLGLKPSGR; this is encoded by the coding sequence ATGTCAGCTCCCGTCAGCACCGTCAACGACGCTGTTCAGGCCGCCCTGGCCACCGTCAACGACCCGGAGATCCGCCGGCCGATCACCGAACTCGGCATGGTCCGCTCCGCCGAGGTCGGCGAGGACGGTGTGGTCCGGGTCGAGTTGCTGCTCACCGTGGCCGGCTGCCCGTTGAAGGACAAGCTGCGCTCGGACATCACCGCCGCGGTGAGCGCGGTGAGCGGAATCACCGGGGTCGAGATCGAATTCGGGGTGATGAGCCCGGAGCAGCGCCAGGAACTCCAGGCCAAGCTGCGCGGTGGTGGCGCCACCGAGGAGCCCGTCATCCCCTTCGCCCAGCCGGGCTCCCGCACCCGGGTGTACGCGGTGGCCAGCGGCAAGGGCGGGGTGGGCAAGTCCAGCGTGACGGTGAACCTGGCCGCCGCGCTGGCCGCCCGGGGCCTGTCCGTCGGGGTGGTCGACGCGGACATCTACGGACACTCCGTGCCCCGGATGCTCGGCGCGGACGGCCGTCCCACCCGGGTCGAAGACATGATCATGCCGCCGCAGGCGCACGGGGTGAAGGTCATCTCGATCGGCATGTTCACCTCCGGCAACGCCGCCGTGGTCTGGCGCGGGCCGATGCTGCACCGGGCGTTGCAGCAGTTCCTCGCGGACGTCTACTGGGGCGACCTCGACGTGCTGCTGCTGGACCTGCCCCCGGGCACCGGCGACGTGGCCATCTCCCTGGCCCAGTTGCTGCCCAACGCGGAGATCCTGGTGGTCACCACCCCCCAGGCCGCCGCCGCCGAGGTGGCCGAGCGGGCCGGTGCCATCGCGCTCCAGACCCACCAGCGGGTGGTCGGGGTGATCGAGAACATGTCCTGGCTGGAACTGCCGGACGGCTCCCGGATGGAGGTCTTCGGGGCGGGCGGCGGCCAGACGGTGGCCGACTCGCTGACCCAGACCATCGGGGCCCAGGTGCCGCTGCTGGGCCAGGTGCCCCTGGACACCCGGGTACGGGAGGCCGGCGACGAGGGGAACCCGATCGTGCTGGCCGAGCCGGAGTCCCCGGCGGCCAAGGCCCTGAACCAGGTAGCCGACCGGCTGGCCCTGCGCCGCGAGTCCCTGCTCGGTAAGCCCCTGGGCCTCAAGCCCTCCGGTCGCTGA
- a CDS encoding DUF4190 domain-containing protein encodes MTQPTSGGWPDPSAGQPSSPPVDPTLPASAPPSVPAQPTGYDPYQPADPYGGMKADLGTPAPAPYPPAGYPGQAGYPGQPEYGYPQPGYGYPPPRPTNSMAIVALVLALLGIGSCITAPIGAIMGHVAMRQIRETGEGGEGMAKAAIIVGWILTGLIVLAIGAYAVLIAFAISSTPTSY; translated from the coding sequence ATGACACAGCCCACGTCCGGCGGCTGGCCTGATCCCTCGGCCGGCCAGCCCTCCAGTCCGCCGGTCGATCCCACCCTGCCCGCGAGTGCGCCACCGTCCGTGCCCGCCCAGCCCACCGGGTACGACCCCTACCAACCCGCCGACCCGTACGGCGGTATGAAGGCCGACCTGGGCACGCCGGCTCCCGCGCCGTACCCGCCGGCCGGTTACCCCGGGCAGGCCGGTTACCCCGGGCAGCCGGAATACGGGTACCCGCAGCCGGGATACGGCTATCCGCCCCCGCGACCGACGAACTCGATGGCCATCGTCGCGCTGGTGCTAGCCCTGCTGGGGATCGGCTCATGCATCACCGCACCGATCGGCGCGATCATGGGACATGTCGCCATGCGGCAGATCCGTGAGACCGGCGAGGGCGGCGAGGGCATGGCGAAGGCCGCCATCATCGTCGGCTGGATCCTCACCGGTCTGATAGTGCTCGCGATCGGCGCCTACGCTGTCCTGATCGCCTTCGCGATCTCCAGCACCCCCACGAGCTACTGA
- a CDS encoding DUF1003 domain-containing protein produces the protein MSEQRRAERLDLPREPRGLKLPRIDQETFGRWAEGIARGMGTANFIVYMTLVIGAWFAWNTLAPADLRFDPYTFTFLTLVLSIQASYAAPLILLAQNRQADRDRVASDEDRRRATMQKADTEYLAREIAALRIALGEVATRDFLRSELSRLAEELDEAAQRRQRLERRQREGAAGRGGGEGLDEPRDELDGDHPREGRRNSDTPHQRET, from the coding sequence ATGTCTGAACAGCGCCGAGCGGAGCGGCTGGACCTGCCCCGGGAGCCCCGCGGGCTGAAGCTGCCCCGAATCGACCAGGAGACCTTCGGCCGTTGGGCCGAGGGCATCGCCCGGGGCATGGGTACGGCGAACTTCATCGTCTACATGACCTTGGTCATCGGGGCCTGGTTCGCCTGGAACACCCTGGCCCCGGCGGACCTGCGCTTCGACCCGTACACCTTCACCTTCCTGACCCTGGTGCTGTCGATCCAGGCCTCCTACGCGGCCCCGCTGATCCTGCTGGCCCAGAACCGGCAGGCCGACCGCGACCGGGTGGCCTCGGACGAGGACCGCCGCCGGGCGACGATGCAGAAGGCCGACACGGAGTACCTGGCCCGGGAGATCGCGGCCCTGCGGATCGCGTTGGGTGAGGTGGCGACGCGGGACTTCCTCCGCTCGGAGCTGTCCCGGCTGGCCGAGGAGTTGGACGAGGCCGCCCAGCGCCGGCAGCGGCTGGAGCGCCGCCAGCGGGAGGGTGCCGCCGGCCGGGGCGGTGGTGAGGGTCTCGACGAGCCGCGCGACGAGCTGGACGGTGATCATCCGAGGGAGGGTCGGCGGAACTCCGACACCCCCCACCAGAGGGAAACCTGA
- a CDS encoding preprotein translocase subunit TatB — MFENLNVWEVGALLLLALLIFGDRLPAVIGDGLRMVRNLRTMARNATSDLSKELGTDIQLEDLHPKAFIRKHLLSEEEEQAIRKPLQGMYDDLRTDVTKVQKDIKNVATAADPRTPDPAPVAPAPAPAPAPRSAGYDEVT, encoded by the coding sequence GTGTTCGAGAACCTGAACGTGTGGGAGGTCGGCGCGCTGCTGTTGCTGGCGCTGCTGATCTTCGGTGACCGGCTGCCGGCGGTGATCGGCGACGGGCTTCGGATGGTGCGCAATCTGCGCACCATGGCCCGCAACGCGACCAGCGACCTGAGCAAGGAACTCGGCACTGACATCCAACTGGAGGACCTGCACCCGAAGGCGTTCATCCGCAAGCACCTGCTCAGCGAGGAGGAGGAGCAGGCGATCCGCAAGCCCCTCCAGGGCATGTACGACGATCTGCGGACGGATGTCACGAAGGTGCAGAAGGACATCAAGAACGTGGCCACCGCAGCGGATCCCCGGACCCCCGACCCCGCCCCGGTCGCTCCCGCTCCCGCTCCCGCCCCGGCACCGCGTTCCGCCGGCTACGACGAGGTCACCTGA
- a CDS encoding SDR family NAD(P)-dependent oxidoreductase yields MEQPTGRRLVVVTGASSGIGLAAAVDLARRGDQVVLVGRDPFRLRAAAEEVRECSGERPAVFRADFAVLDDVRQLAEQLRAAYDRIDVLANNAGAIVLAPATTVDGFELSIQANHLAPFLLSNLLADRVRRMVVTASGAHRSGVLDPDDLNAPLRRYRPMTAYGTSKQANILFTAEAARRWPTVDSYCFHPGVVRTRFGNESRLVAVGMRLLPLRSPVKGARTLVWLAHQDRSRLREGGYYFDCRPRQPLRKAADPQLAARLWTASAVAVGLSTDPP; encoded by the coding sequence GTGGAGCAGCCCACCGGCCGTCGACTGGTGGTGGTCACCGGAGCCAGTTCCGGCATCGGACTGGCCGCCGCGGTCGACCTGGCCCGCCGAGGTGACCAGGTGGTGCTGGTCGGTCGAGACCCCTTCCGGCTGCGCGCCGCCGCCGAGGAGGTACGCGAGTGCTCAGGTGAACGTCCCGCGGTGTTCCGCGCGGACTTCGCCGTGCTCGACGACGTCCGGCAGTTGGCCGAGCAACTGCGGGCCGCGTACGACCGGATCGATGTGCTGGCCAACAACGCCGGAGCGATCGTGCTGGCCCCGGCCACCACGGTCGACGGCTTCGAACTGTCCATCCAGGCCAACCACCTGGCCCCCTTCCTGCTCAGCAACCTGCTGGCTGACCGGGTCCGCCGGATGGTGGTGACCGCCTCCGGTGCCCATCGCAGCGGGGTACTGGATCCGGACGATCTCAACGCTCCCCTGCGCCGTTACCGCCCGATGACCGCGTACGGCACCAGCAAGCAGGCGAACATCCTGTTCACCGCGGAGGCGGCCCGGCGATGGCCGACGGTCGACTCGTACTGCTTCCATCCCGGGGTGGTGCGGACCCGGTTCGGCAACGAGAGCCGGCTGGTGGCCGTGGGGATGCGTCTGCTGCCGCTGCGCAGTCCGGTCAAGGGTGCCCGGACCCTGGTGTGGCTGGCCCACCAGGACCGGTCGCGGCTGCGCGAGGGCGGGTACTACTTCGACTGTCGGCCTCGGCAACCGTTGCGCAAGGCGGCCGACCCGCAGTTGGCCGCCCGGCTCTGGACGGCCAGCGCGGTCGCGGTCGGTCTGAGCACTGATCCGCCCTGA
- a CDS encoding CoA-binding protein, with protein sequence MRSPSQILAESAVIAVVGASRDPDKPAHSVPAAMQQQGWRIIPVNPTADELFGEPVYRSLADIPHPVDLVNVFRPAEEAEEVVRQAVAIGAPAVWLQLDIVSPQARQIAEQAGIDYVENRCIAVERAVASLTRLG encoded by the coding sequence ATGCGCTCACCCAGCCAGATTCTCGCCGAATCCGCCGTGATCGCCGTCGTCGGCGCCTCCCGTGACCCGGACAAGCCGGCCCACAGCGTGCCGGCGGCGATGCAGCAGCAGGGCTGGCGGATCATCCCGGTCAACCCCACTGCGGACGAGTTGTTCGGGGAGCCGGTGTACCGCTCCCTGGCCGACATTCCGCACCCGGTCGACCTGGTGAACGTGTTCCGGCCGGCGGAGGAGGCCGAGGAGGTGGTCCGGCAGGCAGTGGCGATCGGCGCCCCGGCGGTGTGGTTGCAGTTGGACATCGTCTCCCCGCAGGCCCGCCAGATCGCAGAGCAGGCCGGGATCGACTACGTCGAGAACCGCTGCATCGCCGTCGAGCGGGCGGTGGCGAGTCTGACCCGGCTGGGCTGA
- a CDS encoding DUF4190 domain-containing protein, producing MSQPPEPDQPPQSPYEPPPSPYEQPSPYEQPGETGQPSPYEQPGETGQPPYGQPAYGQPTYEQPGQPPHGQQWGQQPPYTPQVPYGQYGPPSPPGGGGGTNVLAVLALVFAFVFAPAGIVLGHLARRQLRTSGEQGEQLANWGLILSYIFTGLYLLACCGWLALALWAGSDSQYT from the coding sequence ATGAGCCAACCGCCCGAGCCGGACCAACCGCCACAGTCACCGTACGAGCCACCGCCGTCGCCGTACGAGCAGCCGTCGCCGTACGAGCAGCCGGGCGAGACCGGGCAGCCGTCGCCGTACGAGCAGCCGGGCGAGACCGGGCAGCCACCGTACGGGCAGCCGGCCTACGGGCAGCCCACGTACGAGCAGCCGGGGCAGCCGCCGCACGGCCAGCAGTGGGGGCAGCAACCGCCGTACACCCCGCAGGTGCCCTACGGGCAGTACGGCCCGCCCTCCCCACCGGGCGGCGGTGGTGGCACCAACGTGCTCGCCGTCCTGGCGCTGGTCTTCGCGTTCGTCTTCGCTCCCGCCGGCATCGTGCTGGGGCATCTGGCCCGGCGGCAGTTGCGCACCAGCGGGGAGCAGGGGGAACAACTGGCCAACTGGGGCCTGATCCTCAGCTACATCTTCACCGGCCTGTACCTGCTGGCCTGCTGCGGTTGGCTGGCCCTGGCCCTCTGGGCCGGTTCGGACAGTCAGTACACCTGA
- a CDS encoding magnesium transporter MgtE N-terminal domain-containing protein, with translation MSTPTRVYLARLSGVAVFDPNGDQVGRVRDAVARLRSGQRSPEVVGLVAEMPMRRRIFLSINRITSIDADAVVLGSGTLNLRRFEKRPNELLVLQELLDRRVQVQPEGRAGTVVDVAMECSRSGEWSLTRVAVREQTGRLTRRGNLHQVEWDNVRGLSGVADARGTANLLAVLEDMRPADLANALQDLPDSRRNEVAAALDDERLADVLSELPEHDQVEILAALDRERAADILEEMDPDDAADLLGELSPPEQDVLLDLMEPGEADPVRQLLKYTPGTAGSVMTSEPVILPPDATVAEALARIREPQLSPAVAAQVFVTRAPMTTPTGRYLGMVHFQRLLREPPADLLGGVVVNDIDPLRPTTPLPEITRRMATYDLVAMPVIDRNNRLVGAVTVDDVLDHSLPRDWRDRSAAMSTNHDPATEGRDV, from the coding sequence GTGAGCACGCCGACCCGGGTCTACCTCGCCCGCCTCTCCGGAGTCGCCGTCTTCGACCCCAACGGTGACCAGGTGGGTCGGGTCCGTGACGCGGTGGCGCGGTTGCGGTCCGGCCAGCGGTCACCTGAGGTGGTGGGACTGGTCGCCGAGATGCCGATGCGTCGGCGGATCTTCCTGTCCATCAACCGGATCACCTCGATCGACGCCGACGCGGTCGTGCTGGGCAGCGGGACGCTGAACCTGCGTCGGTTCGAGAAGCGCCCCAACGAGTTGCTGGTGCTCCAGGAACTGCTGGACCGCCGGGTGCAGGTCCAACCGGAAGGCCGGGCGGGGACCGTGGTCGACGTGGCGATGGAGTGCAGCCGCAGCGGCGAGTGGTCGCTGACCCGGGTGGCGGTACGGGAGCAGACCGGCCGGCTGACCCGCCGGGGCAACCTGCACCAGGTCGAGTGGGACAACGTACGCGGACTCAGTGGGGTCGCCGACGCCCGGGGCACGGCCAACCTGCTGGCCGTGCTGGAGGACATGCGCCCGGCCGACCTGGCCAACGCGTTGCAGGACCTGCCGGACAGTCGGCGCAACGAGGTCGCGGCGGCCCTGGACGACGAGCGGCTGGCCGATGTGCTCAGCGAACTGCCCGAGCACGACCAGGTAGAGATCCTGGCCGCCCTGGACCGTGAACGGGCGGCCGACATCCTGGAGGAGATGGACCCGGACGACGCCGCCGACCTGCTCGGTGAGCTGTCCCCACCGGAGCAGGACGTGCTGCTGGACCTGATGGAACCGGGCGAGGCCGACCCGGTCCGGCAGTTGCTGAAGTACACCCCGGGTACGGCCGGCAGCGTGATGACCTCCGAACCGGTCATCCTGCCGCCGGACGCCACGGTGGCGGAGGCCCTGGCCCGGATCCGGGAGCCGCAACTGTCCCCGGCGGTGGCCGCGCAGGTGTTCGTGACCCGGGCGCCGATGACCACCCCGACCGGCCGCTACCTGGGCATGGTGCATTTCCAGCGGCTGCTGCGTGAGCCCCCCGCCGACCTGCTCGGCGGGGTGGTGGTCAACGACATCGACCCGTTGCGCCCGACCACCCCGCTGCCGGAGATCACCCGCCGGATGGCCACCTACGATCTGGTGGCCATGCCGGTGATCGACCGGAACAACCGGCTGGTGGGGGCGGTCACCGTGGACGACGTGCTGGACCATTCCCTGCCCCGGGACTGGCGGGACCGGAGCGCGGCGATGAGCACCAACCACGACCCGGCGACGGAGGGCAGGGATGTCTGA
- a CDS encoding DMT family transporter, translating to MPLEPHRPPRDLLTTGALALAVVAVSSSAPLIAFAAAPALAVAFWRNMIAVGVLSPFAVIRRRAEFRSLVAGTGRREGMFCVLSGVALAAHFATWMPSAKLTSVAAATALVATQPVWQGLIARAQGRRLPAGVWAGIGVAVVGAVLATGADFTVSAEAFTGDLLAVAGGLFAAIYTALGERARVTVSTATYTTICYGVCALILLVVCLVAGVPLGGFDTGTWVAVLALVAGAQLLGHSMFSYALRRVSATTVSVLILLEAPGAALIGWAWLGQLPDPVTLPGLSLLLVGVAIVVLSSARTARRATRVSTAVPADAAPVRD from the coding sequence GTGCCCCTCGAACCGCATCGTCCACCCCGTGACCTGCTCACCACCGGCGCTCTGGCCCTGGCCGTCGTCGCGGTGTCCTCGTCCGCCCCGCTGATCGCCTTCGCCGCCGCGCCCGCCCTGGCGGTCGCGTTCTGGCGCAACATGATCGCGGTAGGGGTGCTCAGTCCCTTCGCGGTGATCCGGCGGCGGGCCGAGTTCCGGTCGTTGGTAGCCGGAACCGGGCGGCGGGAGGGGATGTTCTGTGTGCTGTCCGGGGTGGCGCTGGCGGCGCACTTCGCCACCTGGATGCCGAGCGCGAAGCTCACCTCGGTGGCGGCGGCGACCGCCCTGGTGGCCACCCAGCCGGTCTGGCAGGGGCTGATCGCCCGGGCCCAGGGTCGTCGCCTCCCAGCCGGGGTGTGGGCCGGTATCGGGGTGGCCGTCGTCGGTGCCGTACTGGCCACCGGCGCCGATTTCACGGTCTCCGCCGAAGCCTTCACCGGTGATCTGCTGGCGGTGGCCGGGGGGCTGTTCGCGGCGATCTACACGGCCCTGGGCGAGCGGGCCCGGGTCACCGTCAGCACGGCCACCTACACCACCATCTGCTACGGGGTGTGTGCCCTGATCCTGCTGGTGGTCTGCCTGGTGGCCGGGGTGCCGCTGGGCGGCTTCGACACCGGGACCTGGGTGGCCGTGCTGGCCCTGGTGGCCGGCGCCCAACTGCTGGGGCACTCGATGTTCAGCTACGCCCTGCGGCGGGTCTCCGCCACCACGGTCAGCGTGCTGATCCTGCTGGAGGCGCCCGGCGCGGCCCTGATCGGCTGGGCCTGGCTGGGGCAGCTGCCCGATCCGGTGACCCTGCCCGGCCTGTCACTGCTGCTGGTCGGGGTGGCCATTGTGGTGCTGAGCAGCGCCCGTACCGCCCGGCGGGCGACCCGGGTGAGCACCGCCGTGCCGGCGGACGCCGCACCGGTGCGGGACTGA
- a CDS encoding PhzF family phenazine biosynthesis protein, with protein MSTLAYEIVDVFTDRPYAGNPLAVVFGAEGLATEQMQALAREFNLSETVFVLPATQVGATYRARIFTPVEELPFAGHPSVGAAVTASRRGMFAPGQVTQECGAGVLPIEVTPGGATLTGGMPTLGPELDPEPLLEMAGLSAGDHVGPAPRVAGCGLEFPFLPVHPDALARAQVDSVAARRYGIEHVSVFSWEAASQTAYARVFVPGLGVPEDPATGSAALGLGVWLVASGLLPGEGRSSYTVRQGVEMGRPSSLACTVTAAGGTVLGATVAGQVMAVARGEILIPPFVG; from the coding sequence ATGTCGACCTTGGCTTACGAGATCGTGGACGTGTTCACCGATCGGCCGTACGCGGGAAACCCGCTCGCGGTGGTGTTCGGCGCCGAAGGGCTGGCCACCGAGCAGATGCAGGCGCTGGCCCGGGAGTTCAACCTGTCGGAGACCGTCTTCGTGCTGCCCGCCACCCAGGTCGGCGCCACCTACCGGGCCCGGATCTTCACCCCGGTGGAGGAACTGCCGTTCGCCGGCCACCCCAGCGTGGGCGCGGCGGTCACCGCCAGCCGACGGGGGATGTTCGCGCCCGGACAGGTCACCCAGGAGTGCGGGGCCGGTGTGCTGCCCATCGAGGTGACCCCGGGGGGTGCGACCCTCACCGGCGGGATGCCCACCCTCGGGCCGGAACTGGATCCCGAGCCGCTGCTGGAGATGGCCGGTCTGAGCGCCGGCGACCATGTCGGCCCGGCGCCCCGGGTGGCCGGCTGCGGTCTGGAGTTCCCCTTCCTGCCGGTGCACCCCGACGCGCTGGCCCGGGCCCAGGTCGACTCGGTAGCGGCACGACGGTACGGAATCGAGCATGTCAGCGTCTTCTCCTGGGAGGCCGCCTCGCAAACCGCGTACGCCCGGGTCTTCGTGCCCGGCCTGGGGGTGCCGGAGGATCCGGCCACCGGCTCGGCGGCCCTGGGGCTGGGGGTGTGGTTGGTGGCCAGCGGCCTGCTGCCGGGGGAGGGGCGTTCGTCGTACACCGTCCGGCAGGGGGTGGAGATGGGCAGGCCCTCCTCCTTGGCCTGCACGGTCACCGCAGCCGGGGGTACGGTGCTGGGCGCCACCGTGGCCGGCCAGGTGATGGCGGTGGCCCGGGGAGAGATCCTGATCCCGCCCTTCGTCGGCTGA
- a CDS encoding GNAT family N-acetyltransferase produces the protein MTTTGDARLEVLDKDDELTERLDAELTAYNRQATGADDEAELSVRVTGADGELVAGLTGWTWGGCAGINMVWVREDRRGQGWGGRLLAAAEQEARRRGCTQISVASFSFQAPDFYRRHGYLDTGQREGIPGGHVDHQFFKSLVTDSAAAVRLVALVELAATGAAAGQRYEDQVLALLARHGGRVERRLRTGDGRTEVHLIRFDTRAGYSAFLADPQRLALRAELGDAAPETRVLEVQEV, from the coding sequence GTGACGACCACGGGGGACGCGCGCCTTGAGGTGCTCGACAAGGACGACGAACTGACCGAACGGCTGGACGCGGAACTGACCGCGTACAACCGGCAGGCGACCGGGGCCGACGACGAGGCGGAGCTGTCCGTCCGGGTCACCGGGGCCGACGGGGAGCTGGTGGCCGGGCTGACCGGGTGGACCTGGGGCGGCTGCGCCGGGATCAACATGGTGTGGGTCCGGGAGGACCGCCGGGGCCAGGGCTGGGGCGGCCGGTTGCTGGCGGCGGCCGAACAGGAGGCCCGACGGCGGGGCTGCACCCAGATCTCGGTCGCCTCCTTCTCCTTCCAGGCCCCGGACTTCTACCGACGCCACGGCTATCTCGACACCGGCCAGCGGGAGGGCATCCCGGGCGGCCATGTGGACCACCAGTTCTTCAAGTCCCTGGTCACCGATTCCGCCGCCGCGGTACGCCTGGTCGCCCTGGTGGAGCTGGCGGCCACCGGGGCAGCGGCCGGGCAGCGGTACGAGGATCAGGTGCTCGCCCTGCTGGCCCGGCACGGTGGCCGGGTGGAGCGGCGGTTGCGCACCGGCGACGGTCGTACCGAGGTGCACCTCATCCGGTTCGACACCCGGGCCGGCTACTCGGCCTTCCTGGCCGATCCGCAGCGGCTGGCGCTGCGGGCCGAGCTGGGTGACGCCGCGCCGGAGACCCGGGTCCTGGAGGTCCAGGAGGTCTGA